One window of Phalacrocorax aristotelis chromosome 26, bGulAri2.1, whole genome shotgun sequence genomic DNA carries:
- the LOC142048702 gene encoding keratin, type II cytoskeletal 4-like — protein sequence MSRQSCALGRGFSSSSACFGGRSKVPLGSVSRGGCGGPGGAGGFSSRSLYCVGGSRSVSLGGLGGGAGVCRGFGAGGQGGFGYGYSAGAGLGGSLGGGARGGFGVGLIGGFGGVGGGFAGGMGGQGFPPCPPGGIKEVTINQSLLAPLNLEIDPEIQKVRTQEREEMKQLNDKFASFIDKVRFLEQQNRVLETKWKLLQEQGGTGTGGRNLDPFFETYVSGLRKQLDSLATEKHQLEAELKSFQDMVEDFKTKYEEEINKRTAAENDFVLLKKDVDAAYMTKVELQANLDSLVDELNFLKYLYEEELAQVQKTVSDTSVVLSMDNNRNLDLDSIIAEVKARYEEIANRSRMEAEFWYRCKYEELQATAGKHGDSLKDTKAEISELNRMIQRIRAEIESVKKQCEALQSSIADAEQRGELAIKDAKAKLAELETALQQAKAELARQLREYQELMNVKLALDIEIATYRKLLEGEESRMSGECQSAVSISVVGGGSGSVGGGYGGGLCLGGGGGIGLGVGSGKGSCNTGGAGFCYSLGGSGFGAGGGFGAGGGFGSGGAGFCSVGGGCNSVVLGSGTIQRNTSSTSSNRRA from the exons ATGTCTCGCCAGTCCTGTGCTCTCGGCAGGGGATTCAGCTCCAGCTCCGCTTGCTTCGGCGGCAGGAGCAAGGTCCCGCTGGGCTCCGTGTCCCGCGGAGGGTGCGGGGGACCTGGCGGCGCCGGTGGCTTCAGCAGCAGGAGCCTCTACTGCGTGGGAGGGAGTAGAAGCGTCTCCCTGGGAGGGCTCGGCGGAGGTGCTGGTGTCTGCAGGGGTTTTGGGGCCGGTGGCCAAGGAGGCTTTGGCTACGGCTACAGCGCCGGGGCAGGACTTGGTGGCAGCCTTGGTGGCGGGGCCAGAGGCGGCTTCGGTGTAGGCCTCATCGGCGGCTTCGGTGGCGTCGGCGGAGGGTtcgctggtgggatgggaggtCAAGGCTTTCCCCCTTGCCCACCGGGCGGCATCAAGGAAGTGACCATCAACCAGAGCCTGCTGGCCCCACTCAACCTCGAAATCGACCCTGAGATCCAAAAAGTGCGGACACAAGAGCGGGAGGAGATGAAGCAGCTCAACGACAAATTCGCTTCCTTCATTGACAAG GTCCGGTTCTTGGAGCAGCAGAACCGAGTCCTGGAGACCAAGTGGAaactgctgcaggagcagggtggCACAGGGACGGGCGGCAGGAACCTCGACCCCTTCTTTGAAACCTACGTCAGCGGGCTGAGGAAGCAGCTGGACAGCCTCGCAACCGAGAAGCatcagctggaggcagagctgaagAGCTTCCAGGACATGGTGGAAGACTTCAAGACCAA GTACGAAGAGGAAATAAACAAGAGGACAGCTGCGGAGAACGATTTCGTGCTCCTAAAAAAG GACGTGGACGCGGCCTATATGACCAAGGTGGAACTTCAGGCAAATTTAGATTCTCTGGTAGATGAGCTGAACTTCCTGAAGTATCTTTACGAAGAG GAGCTGGCTCAGGTGCAGAAGACCGTTTCCGACACCTCCGTGGTTCTCTCCATGGACAATAACCGAAACCTGGACCTGGACAGCATCATCGCGGAGGTCAAAGCCCGATACGAGGAGATTGCCAACCGGAGCCGAATGGAGGCCGAGTTTTGGTACCGATGCAAG TACGAAGAGCTGCAGGCGACGGCGGGCAAACACGGAGACAGCCTTAAGGACACAAAGGCCGAGATCTCTGAGCTCAACCGCATGATCCAGAGGATAAGGGCTGAGATCGAGAGCGTGAAGAAACAG TGCGAAGCGCTGCAGAGCTCCATCGCAGATGCCGAGCAGCGCGGGGAGCTGGCCATCAAGGATGCCAAGGCCAAACTGGCCGAGCTGGAGACAGCCCTGCAACAGGCCAAGGCAGAGCTGGCGCGGCAGCTCCGCGAGTACCAGGAGCTCATGAACGTCAAGCTGGCCCTGGACATCGAGATCGCGACCTACAGGAAGCTGCTGGAGGGCGAGGAGAGCAG GATGTCTGGAGAGTGCCAGAGCGCCGTGAGCATCT ctgtagTGGGAGGCGGCAGCGGCTCCGTGGGAGGTGGATACGGCGGCGGGCTGTGccttggaggaggaggaggaatcgGACTCGGTGTTGGGAGTGGGAAAGGCAGCTGTAACACTGGCGGTGCTGGCTTCTGCTACAGCCTGGGAGGGAGCGGGTTTGGTGCCGGGGGAGGATTCGGTGCTGGGGGGGGATTCGGCTCTGGAGGGGCAGGATTCTGCTCTGTGGGCGGGGGGTGTAACTCAGTGGTACTGGGGTCTGGCACCATCCAGAGGAACACCAGCTCTACGTCTTCCAACCGGAGGGCCTAG